One stretch of Manis pentadactyla isolate mManPen7 chromosome 10, mManPen7.hap1, whole genome shotgun sequence DNA includes these proteins:
- the PIGQ gene encoding phosphatidylinositol N-acetylglucosaminyltransferase subunit Q isoform X3: protein MVLKAFFPTCCASVDSGLLVGRWFPEQSSAVVLAVVHFPFIPIQVKELLAQVQQASRVGVAVLGTWCHRRQEPKESVGHFKEGLGAIFSHEPWLQLCRERSSKLWSCKATRWQVPTSPGAPGEDQVVLVLYDQRQVLLSQLHLPVAPPNLQAGDATAGAGGGLAAVFDTVARSEALFRRDRFNEGPVRLSHWQSEGVEASILVELAKWASGPVCLLLAFLLSLISSASACRVFRLWPLSFIWSKLHTCEQLRHRLEQLTLVCSAQRADSPGQPMRKANVLASLLLDVALGLALLSWLRGTDRIGQLADALVPVADCVAEGLQHLLQWLMGAPAGLKMNPALDQVLGRFFLYHTHLWISYIHLMSPFVERILWHIGLSACLGLTVALSILSDVTALLTFHIYCFYVYGARLYCLKVCGLSSLWRLFRGKKWNVLRQRVDSCSYDLDQLFIGTLLFTILVFLLPTTALYYLVFTLLRLLVIAVQGLAHLLVDLINSLPLYSLGLRLCRPYRLAAGVKFQVLGHEAGSPLRLLMQGALLGAEWVLPAASTEQRPADPQHKPEPSEPVAHTPNCTGLLADAPRRWQCRRSHPQAVGSPV from the exons ATGGTGCTCAAGGCCTTCTTCCCCACGTGCTGTGCCTCGGTGGACAGTGGCCTGCTGGTTGGACGGTGGTTCCCAGAGCAGAGCAGCGCTGTGGTCCTGGCTGTGGTGCACTTTCCCTTCATCCCCATCCAGGTCAAGGAGCTCTTGGCCCAGGTGCAGCAGGCCAGCCGGGTTGGGGTGGCTGTGCTGGGCACCTGGTGCCACCGCCGGCAGGAGCCCAAGGAGAGCGTGGGCCACTTCAAGGAGGGTCTGGGTGCCATCTTCTCCCATGAGCCCTGGCTCCAGCTGTGCCGGGAGAGGAGCAGCAAGTTGTGGAGCTGCAAGGCCACCCGCTGGCAGGTGCCCACCTCTCCTGGTGCCCCCGGCGAGGACCAGGTCGTGCTCGTCCTCTATGACCAGCGCCAGGTGCTGCTCTCACAGCTGCACCTGCCTGTGGCCCCTCCCAACCTCCAGGCTGGGGATGCCACGGCCGGTGCAGGGGGGGGCCTGGCTGCCGTCTTCGACACGGTGGCACGCAGCGAGGCACTCTTCCGGAGGGACCGGTTCAACGAGGGCCCCGTGCGGCTGAGCCACTGGCAGTCGGAAGGCGTGGAGGCCAGCATCCTCGTGGAGCTGGCTAAGTGGGCCTCAGGGCCCGTCTGTCTGCTGCTGGCCTTCCTGCTGTCACTCATCTCTAGTGCCAGTGCCTGCCG GGTCTTCAGGCTGTGGCCGCTGTCCTTCATCTGGAGCAAGCTCCACACTTGTGAGCAGCTCAGGCACCGGCTGGAGCAGCTCACCCTCGTCTGCAGCGCCCAGAGGGCTGACAGCCCTGGCCAGCCGATGAG GAAGGCAAACGTGCTTGCATCCCTGCTACTTGACGTGGCCCTTGGCCTGGCGCTGCTGTCCTGGCTCCGTGGGACAGACCGCATTGGGCAGCTGGCCGATGCCCTCGTCCCCGTGGCTGAT TGTGTGGCCGAGGGCCTCCAGCATCTGCTGCAGTGGCTGATGGGGGCACCCGCTGGGCTCAAGATGAACCCAGCGCTGGACCAGGTGCTGGGCCGCTTCTTCCTCTACCACACGCACCTGTGGATCA GCTACATCCACCTCATGTCCCCCTTCGTTGAGCGCATCCTGTGGCACATAGGCCTCTCGGCCTGCCTGGGCCTGACGGTCGCCCTGTCCATCCTGTCGGACGTCACCGCCCTCCTCACCTTCCATATCTACTGCTTCTACGTCTACGGCGCCAG GCTGTACTGCCTCAAGGTCTGTGGCCTGTCTTCACTCTGGCGTCTGTTCCGGGGGAAGAAGTGGAACGTTCTGCGCCAGCGAGTGGACTCCTGCTCCTATGACCTGGACCAG CTGTTCATCGGGACTCTGCTCTTCACCATCCTGGTCTTCCTCCTGCCCACCACGGCCCTGTACTACCTGGTGTTCACCCTG CTCCGGCTCCTGGTGATCGCGGTGCAGGGCCTGGCCCATCTACTTGTGGACCTCATCAACTCCCTGCCGCTGTACTCGCTCGGCCTCCGGCTCTGCCGGCCCTACAGGCTCGCAG CTGGCGTGAAGTTCCAAGTCCTGGGGCATGAGGCTGGCAGCCCCCTCCGCCTCCTGATGCAG GGGGCACTCCTGGGAGCCGAGTGGGTCCTTCCAGCTGCCTCCACGGAGCAGCGGCCAGCTGACCCCCAGCACAAGCCGGAGCCCAGTGAGCCAGTTGCTCACACCCCAAACTGCACAGGGCTACTTGCTGATGCTCCCAGGAGATGGCAGTGCAGGAGAAGCCACCCGCAGGCTGTGGGGTCGCCAGTGTGA